A single Glycine soja cultivar W05 chromosome 14, ASM419377v2, whole genome shotgun sequence DNA region contains:
- the LOC114385470 gene encoding aspartic proteinase Asp1-like produces the protein MDVKMKGITALHTLLQFLLFSAIFPLSFSAQPRNAKKLSSDNHHRLSSSAVFKVQGNVYPLGHYTVSLNIGYPPKLYDLDIDSGSDLTWVQCDAPCKGCTKPRDQLYKPNHNLVQCVDQLCSEVQLSMEYTCASPDDQCDYEVEYADHGSSLGVLVRDYIPFQFTNGSVVRPRVAFGCGYDQKYSGSNSPPATSGVLGLGNGRASILSQLHSLGLIHNVVGHCLSARGGGFLFFGDDFIPSSGIVWTSMLPSSSEKHYSSGPAELVFNGKATVVKGLELIFDSGSSYTYFNSQAYQAVVDLVTQDLKGKQLKRATDDPSLPICWKGAKSFKSLSDVKKYFKPLALSFTKTKILQMHLPPEAYLIITKHGNVCLGILDGTEVGLENLNIIGDISLQDKMVIYDNEKQQIGWVSSNCDRLPNVDRDLEGDFPHPYATNLGIFGDRCPASYEETD, from the exons ATGGATGTTAAAATGAAGGGAATAACAGCATTGCACACGCTTTTGcaatttcttctgttttctgcCATTTTCCCACTCTCTTTCTCAGCTCAACCCCGCAACGCCAAGAAGCTATCTTCTGATAATCATCATCGCCTTTCCTCCTCAGCTGTTTTCAAAGTTCAGGGAAATGTTTACCCTCTTGG GCATTACACAGTGTCTCTCAACATTGGCTATCCCCCCAAGCTTTATGACCTTGACATTGACTCGGGTAGTGACCTCACTTGGGTTCAGTGTGATGCACCATGTAAAGGTTGCACCAAG CCTCGCGATCAACTTTATAAACCCAATCACAACCTTGTGCAATGTGTGGACCAGTTGTGTTCTGAAGTGCAATTATCAATGGAATATACTTGTGCTTCCCCAGATGACCAATGTGACTATGAGGTTGAGTATGCAGATCATGGATCATCTCTTGGTGTGCTAGTCCGGGACTACATTCCTTTTCAATTCACCAATGGCTCTGTGGTGCGCCCTAGGGTAGCCTTTGG GTGTGGATATGATCAAAAGTATTCTGGTTCTAACTCCCCACCTGCTACATCAGGAGTTCTTGGCCTTGGAAATGGAAGAGCAAGCATCTTATCTCAGCTTCATTCTTTGGGTCTGATCCACAATGTGGTTGGCCACTGCTTAAGTGCACGAGGAGGAGGGTTTTTATTCTTTGGAGATGATTTTATTCCCTCTTCAGGAATTGTTTGGACATCCATGTTGCCGAGTTCTTCAGA AAAACACTACAGCTCAGGACCAGCAGAACTGGTTTTCAATGGAAAGGCTACTGTTGTTAAGGGTCTTGAACTTATCTTCGATAGTGGGAGCTCTTACACATACTTCAACTCACAAGCCTATCAAGCTGTTGTTGATTTA GTAACTCAAGATTTAAAGGGAAAACAGTTGAAAAGAGCTACTGATGATCCATCACTTCCAATTTGTTGGAAGGGTGCAAAGTCTTTCAAATCGTTAAGTGATGTCAAGAAATACTTCAAGCCCCTAGCATTGAGCTTCACAAAAACCAAGATTTTGCAGATGCACCTACCACCAGAAGCTTATCTTATTATCACT AAACATGGCAATGTCTGCTTGGGGATTCTAGATGGCACTGAAGTAGGACTAGAAAATCTGAACATAATAGGAG ACATCTCTTTACAAGATAAAATGGTGATTTATGACAACGAGAAACAGCAGATTGGATGGGTTTCTTCAAATTGTGATAGGCTTCCCAA TGTGGATCGTGATTTGGAAGGTGATTTTCCACACCCGTATGCAACGAATTTGGGTATCTTTGGGGACCGTTGTCCTGCATCTTATGAAGAAACAGACTGA